Sequence from the Anaerolineae bacterium genome:
CGCGACGGCCTCATTCAGGCGGAGGTCATGCCCTCGCCCGGCCGGCGCGGCAGACCGCGCCTCATGTACGTGTTGACGCCGGCCGGCGCCGAAATGTTCCCCTCCAACGTCACCCGCCTGGCCCATGTGCTGTTACTACAGTTGAAAAAGCTCATGCCGCCGGCGGAGCTGAACGCCTTCCTTGACAGCCTCGCCGACGCGTGGGCGGATTCCTTCCCCCCGCTGGAGGGGATTTCGTCCGAGGCAAAACTTGACCAAATCACCATGTTTTTGAATAATATGGGCTATCAGGCCGTTTGGGAATACGCCGGCAGTGTGGTGGAATTTCGCCTGGAGAACTGCCCGTACCGCTGGCTGGCCGGCCGGCACCCGGAGCTGTGCCTTGTGGATATGAAGCTGCTACAGCGGCTCACCGGCGGCCTGGTGCAGGCAGTAGAGGAAGAGCAGAATGAACAGCCAGATGCCCCCTCCCGCACCTGCCGGTACCGGGTGGTATTCCCGCAGACGGGGGCGCTCCCCCGCGGCGGCGTGGCATAGCAGTGGTCATGGCCCGAGGTCCGGGTTATGGATTTGATTCCCATAAGGAGGAACAAAGTGGTGGACGAGAAAGATACCCAGATGAAAGAAAAGGTCCAGCAGGTCCTGGAAACGATCCGGCCGGCATTGCAGAGAGACGGCGGCGATGTCGAGCTGGTGGATGTCAAAGACGGGGTGGTGCAGGTGCGCCTGCAGGGCGCCTGCGCCGGCTGTCCCATGTCCCAGATGACGCTGGCGTTCGGCATCCAGCGCGTGCTGAAGGAAAAAGTGCCGGAGATTCAGCGCGTCGAACCCGTCGCCTGATCAGGGACCAACGACGGCCCCCTGCGCACAACAGCCCAGGGGGCCGTCGTTCTTTTTCCGCATATCACTCGAACAAGCTCCGCAGAACGCGCAGGTTCTCCACATCCTCCTTCAGGTCCTTGCCCTTGGGAGTCTCCAGCACCATGGGGAAGCCGGCAAAGCGGGGATCGTTCAACAACATGCGGAAAGGCTCCAGCCCCAGCGCCCCCTGCCCGATATGGGCGTGACGATCTACGCGAGAACCGACCGGCCGCGCCAGGTCGTTCAGGTGAAACATGCGCACCCGCTCTATGCCCAGCAGGACGTCCCATTCCGCCCACATGGCCTCATAGCCGGCGCGCGTGCGGATATCCCAGCCGGCCGCGGCGACATGGGCGGTATCCAGACAAAGGCCCATGCGTTCCGGCTGATGCACGCGCTCTAGAATCGCCCGGAGCTGGGAAAAGGAGCCGCCCAACACCGTCCCCTGGCCGGCGGTCGTCTCCAGCCAAACCCCTACCCGGCCGGGCACCTGCAGTAATGCCCGGTTGATCGCCTCCGCCACGCGCGCCAGGCCGGCCTCCTCGCCGGCGCCCATATGCGCGCCGGGATGAATCACCAGGCCCGGCAGACCAAGCTGTTCCGCCCGTTCCAGCTCCACCACAAAAGCACTCAGGGACCGCTCCCACAAGGCATCATCCGGGGAAGCCAGGTTAATGAGGTACGCCGCATGTCCCACGACAGGGAAAATGTTGTGCCGGCGCTGAAGCTCCTGAAAGCGCCGAATCTCGCCGGCATCCAGCGGTTTCGCCCGCCATTGATTAGTGTTCTTGGTGAAAATCTGGATCGCCTCACAGCCGATGCCGGCGCCCCGTTCGATGGCCTTATCCACCCCGCCGGCGATCGACATGTGAGCGCCCAGGCGCGGACGCTGACGTGTCATGTAGCCCGGCTCTCCGCTGTGCCGGCGCGCGGCACATAGGGCCTCAGCCAGAGGGTAAAGGTGCTCCCCACTCCCAGTTCGCTCTCCACCGTCAGGTGGCCGCCGTGTGCCTCGGCGATCCACTTGGCGATGGACAGGCCCAGTCCTGTGCCGCCGGTCTGGCGCGAACGGGCGCGGTCGGAGCGGTAGAAGCGCTCGAAGATATGCGGGAGGTCCTCTTTCGCGATGCCCACTCCCGTGTCGGCCACACTCACCTGCACCCAATCCTCGCGGCGGTACAGCGACAGCCGCACGGTGCCGCCGGCCGGCGTATATTTGATCGCGTTATCCACCAGGTTCAGCAATAATTGATGCAGGCGATCGCGGTCCCCCAGCACCAATGCCCGGTCCTCGTGCCCCAGCTCCACCCGCACCCCGTCGGCCATGAGCAGGGCCTGACGGTAGACATCCAGCAGGACGGCGTCCAGCTCCACCACCTCCTTCTTGATCTGCACGCCGGCGTCCGCCTGCGACAGCAGGAGCAGATCGGCCACCAGGCGGGACATACGGGTGATTTCCCCCTCCATCGTTTGCAGGATGTCCTGGAGATCCTCGGGGGGCAAACGTTCCATCCCGCGGCGGAGCAGGTCCAGGTTCCCCCGCAGGGTGGTGAGCGGGGTACGAAGCTCATGCGATACATCCGCCACCAGCCGCTGTTGCTGTTGGAACAGCTCCTCCAGCCGGCCCAGCATCTCGTTAAACGTATCGGTCAGGCGGGCCAGCTCGTCCTGGGTGCGCACGGCCGGCAGGCGGCGGGAGAGATCCTCGGCGCGTGAAATCTGCAAGGCGGTCTGCGTGATGTGATCAATAGGGCGCAGTGCCGCGTGGGCCATGAACGCGCCCACGCCGGCGGCCAGCAAAAGGGTGAAGGCCACCCCCAGCCCAATGGCATAGCGCGCGGTCAGCAGGGTCGCCTCCACATCATGCAGAGACATGCCGACCTGCACCACACCGATAATCGTCTCGCCCTCCAAAGGGTCGAAGATCACCAGCGGGGCGCTGTAAATGCGGAGCCGCGCTTGTGGGGTGGAAAGGGTATAGAGCACCGCATTGCCGGCCAGGTTCTGGTCAAAGCTCTCGCGCCGGATGGGCAGATAGTTATCCCCCAGGTTCGCCGAACGGGCGACAACATTCCCCTGCCGGTCCAAAATTTGCACAAAGGTGTTGGAGGTGGAGAACACATCTACCGGGGGGATCTGCACCTGCCGGGTGATGAGGAGACGCACAGGGTCGGCTTGCGCCTGGATATAACTGCCGATCTCGCCGGCGCGCGAGCGGATGGCATCATCCACCTGTTCGTACAACACCTGGCTGAGGAGGGAGTACAGCGCCAGGCTGAACAGGAGGAGAATGGCCGCCAGGATGCCGGTGTACCAGAGGGTCAAGCGGGCACGGATGGACATCCCTTTCCTCCCGGCCGGCGCATTCACGCCTCCCTCAGCACGTAACCGACCCCGCGCACTGTATGGATCAGTCGGGGTTCCCCATTGGCCTCCAGCTTAGCGCGCAGATAGCGGATATAGACCTCGATGATGTTCGACTCACCGCTGAAATCATAGCCCCAGATGCGCTCGTACAACTGCTCGCGGGTCAGCACCTGGCGGGGATGGCGCATGAAGGTCTCCAGTATGTCAAACTCCCTGGCAGTGAGGTCAATGGGCCGGCCGCCGCGCGTCACCTCGCGCGTGGCAGGGCGCAGGGTCAGGTCGGCAAACTGCAGGACCTCCTCTTCCGCCGCCGCCCGCCGGCGCAGAAGCGCCCGGATGCGCGCCAGGAGCTCATCGAAGGCGAAAGGCTTGACAAGGTAATCATCAGCGCCGGCGTCCAGGCCGGCCACCCGGTCACGCACCGCATCGCGCGCCGTCAGCATCAGGATAGGCATGTCGAAGCCGGCATCCCGCAGGGCTTTGCAGACCTCGATCCCATCTATCGCCGGCAGCATGATGTCCAGGATGATGAGATCCGGCCTCTGCTCCACCGCCGCGTCCAGGCCGCTCTCGCCGTCATAGGCCACCTGCACCTGATATCCCTCCAGAGCCAGCCCGCGGCGGATGAAATCCGCGATCTTGCGCTCATCCTCTATCAGCAGGATCCGCCGGCCACTGCTGTCGGTTTTCATCACCCATACCCCATCAGCGTTTCTTTCGCCGGGCTATTCTAACACAGCGCGAGCCGGCCGTCAATGGAACAGCGCATTTGTGCCGGCAGGGTGTTTGCAAAGCCTGGCCAATCTGGTATGCTTCAGGGGCCGCCGGCCAGCCGGCGGGGGAATGAACACCCATTGGCCCTGCAAGACGCGAGGGGAAAATTGACCCGGACCGCCCCGGTATGTACAATGTCCGGCATGGACCAAGAGCGACTGCTGGACCTGTATATCGTCATAGTGAATTACAACACGCGCGATCTCCTGCGGCACTGCCTGGCGTCTATCTATGAAAGCCGG
This genomic interval carries:
- a CDS encoding NifU family protein, giving the protein MKEKVQQVLETIRPALQRDGGDVELVDVKDGVVQVRLQGACAGCPMSQMTLAFGIQRVLKEKVPEIQRVEPVA
- a CDS encoding deoxyribonuclease IV, with product MTRQRPRLGAHMSIAGGVDKAIERGAGIGCEAIQIFTKNTNQWRAKPLDAGEIRRFQELQRRHNIFPVVGHAAYLINLASPDDALWERSLSAFVVELERAEQLGLPGLVIHPGAHMGAGEEAGLARVAEAINRALLQVPGRVGVWLETTAGQGTVLGGSFSQLRAILERVHQPERMGLCLDTAHVAAAGWDIRTRAGYEAMWAEWDVLLGIERVRMFHLNDLARPVGSRVDRHAHIGQGALGLEPFRMLLNDPRFAGFPMVLETPKGKDLKEDVENLRVLRSLFE
- a CDS encoding HAMP domain-containing protein — its product is MSIRARLTLWYTGILAAILLLFSLALYSLLSQVLYEQVDDAIRSRAGEIGSYIQAQADPVRLLITRQVQIPPVDVFSTSNTFVQILDRQGNVVARSANLGDNYLPIRRESFDQNLAGNAVLYTLSTPQARLRIYSAPLVIFDPLEGETIIGVVQVGMSLHDVEATLLTARYAIGLGVAFTLLLAAGVGAFMAHAALRPIDHITQTALQISRAEDLSRRLPAVRTQDELARLTDTFNEMLGRLEELFQQQQRLVADVSHELRTPLTTLRGNLDLLRRGMERLPPEDLQDILQTMEGEITRMSRLVADLLLLSQADAGVQIKKEVVELDAVLLDVYRQALLMADGVRVELGHEDRALVLGDRDRLHQLLLNLVDNAIKYTPAGGTVRLSLYRREDWVQVSVADTGVGIAKEDLPHIFERFYRSDRARSRQTGGTGLGLSIAKWIAEAHGGHLTVESELGVGSTFTLWLRPYVPRAGTAESRAT
- a CDS encoding response regulator transcription factor gives rise to the protein MKTDSSGRRILLIEDERKIADFIRRGLALEGYQVQVAYDGESGLDAAVEQRPDLIILDIMLPAIDGIEVCKALRDAGFDMPILMLTARDAVRDRVAGLDAGADDYLVKPFAFDELLARIRALLRRRAAAEEEVLQFADLTLRPATREVTRGGRPIDLTAREFDILETFMRHPRQVLTREQLYERIWGYDFSGESNIIEVYIRYLRAKLEANGEPRLIHTVRGVGYVLREA